In Legionella israelensis, the genomic window CGGTGGCGGATTGAAGAGTATCACAAGTCAATTAAACAAAATGCAAGCCTGAACAAATCTCCAACCCGCACGGTTAAAACACAATCCAATCATATCTTTGCCGCAATCATTGCATACTGCAAACTGGAAATGATGAAAATAAAGACAAAATTGAATCACTTTGCCATCAAGTACAAATTAATACTCAGGGCTAACCAAATTGCCATGCAGGAGTTAAAAAATATGGCTCGTTAAAGTCAATTGTGCGTAACATGAGTAATTAAATTTAAAAAAACGGTTAAGACATAGTTGATCCAGGACCACACCATAATTGGGTGCGAGTAAGGCTGCCCCCCATTCGGTTTTGAGCTCGTGATTTTCGGGATCTGAGTAAGTACGGCATTTTCCACCTACCACGTCCTCACGTTCCAGTACAATGATACTAATCTCTTTTTTTTGTTCAGTTGCCAGCATTTTCAATTGACGAGCGGCAAATAATCCACTTGGGCCGGCACCTACAATAACAACAGTATCAGGTAGTTCCTTCATGTTTTCTCCGTTCAAGATAATAAAAAAGCTTGTTGTTCAGGCAGCTTGACAAAAGATGAGCAAATTTTTGCCAATATTATCATATTATTGAAAAAGAAAACAATGATAAAAAGACATGGAATTTTTAGAAAGGTTTTTCAATGAAGAAAGCCTCACAAATAGGAAATATTTTTTTCTGCTGAATTAAATTTCAACTCCAATTCACCAATGATTTTATGAGCCAGTATATAATTGGCTTTACTAAGTTGCTGTTGATGCTGCTCAATCAGTGGCTTTGTTTCCTGAAACATGGAAAGAGCCAATTCATGCTCGCCTTTTTCAAGTAATTCTGATGCATAGGAACATAAGGCCTTATTAAGATTAAATACCAGTTTTTCTTCTACCAGATTGGATGTTTGACTATCAGAAGGAATATAGCGTAAAGCGGTTTTAGCCGTTTTAATTGCGGATAAATAATCATTATTTTTAAGATAAACAATGGTTAAATTGGAATACAAAATCATTATTTGATCCATATGTTCTCTAACAGAGAAGGAAGGTAAATGATAAGTGAATAAGGCTTTTTGAAACGCTTTTTCTGCTTTTTCCAGGTTATTGTTTTTAAAAAATTTGCTTCCCAATACTTTCCAGCTTGCTCCCAGTTTGAGCAGTAAGAGCTCTGTATCTTTTTTCTCAGCTTCACGATTTTTTGGTAGCTCATCATGTGCTTTGATTAAATTCTTTTGAATGTCCGTTAATTTTTTGAAAAGGACAGTATCGCTAATCCCCTCTCTAAATTGATCTTTACTGTCATGAATGCTGGAAAAATCCTTCCGAGCTTTTTCATAGGCTATTCTTGCTTCAACCTCAATTAAGAGTTTTGAAAAGGCTTCTCTTTTACTGTCCTCTGGATTAAATCGTGAAGCCCATAGAAGATCTTCTTTGATGTTCTCTAAGATATCGCTAAAAGTTTGTTTTTGTTGTTTTGCCTGGTCAATAATATCCTCTTTATGTTTTTTTAACATTTTATTGATGGCTGCAAGATATTCTTCAGAATCAAAATACAGGATTTTCCCATCGACGATTTCCATGGTTTCGCTGAATAAAGCATCAATTCGTTCCATTCCATTGTATATGCCATGAGCCAGATAGTAATCCGGGTCAATCTGTGTATCGCCAAGAGCAATGACAGTGGGTAGGTTTTTTCCTTGATAAGAGACTTGTTCCAAATAGTGCGCATTGACCATGAAAGGGACAAATCTTGGTTTTGATTTGTATTTTTTAGAAGGGGGTAAATGCTCATAGCTTGCTGAGGGAGCATAGCTTTGTATGGTCGCTGTAACCCAAGCATCGTAGTGCTCAGGTGCCAGATTATCCGGTGCCTGTAAATACAAACAAACTTTATTTTTGCCAAATGAAACCCCATAACATCTGGGTAAGCTAAATTCATTCCAGCCAAGTTCTCTTAATTTTAGAATTGAATCGGCAAAGTTACCCGGAAAAAGTTTCATATATGTTTCGCCCATTCCTCGTAAAATTTGAGAGTTATCATTAATATCTTCCAAATCTTTTTCACTCATACGAACGTAAGCCAGAAAATGATTGTGAAGAGGGAGATCAACAATGGTGTTCAACTGAAAAGGAGGGGTTTGATATAGAGCATTGACTGCTTTAATCACTTCACGTCTAGAGCCGGTACAGTCAAAAACATATTCAGCAGGTATTTCTTCTCTTTCCTCATCTTTATTAGCTACAATGAC contains:
- a CDS encoding NAD(P)/FAD-dependent oxidoreductase, giving the protein MIVVIGAGPAGLYTAIKLRKEGIRVKDIIVIDPRAGIYTRPGHLNENAFRKAETGIGVSFWSGNKGHIKDFERQLYQQAEKLGINIEQKQFIALKTDPKQPAVIVANKDEEREEIPAEYVFDCTGSRREVIKAVNALYQTPPFQLNTIVDLPLHNHFLAYVRMSEKDLEDINDNSQILRGMGETYMKLFPGNFADSILKLRELGWNEFSLPRCYGVSFGKNKVCLYLQAPDNLAPEHYDAWVTATIQSYAPSASYEHLPPSKKYKSKPRFVPFMVNAHYLEQVSYQGKNLPTVIALGDTQIDPDYYLAHGIYNGMERIDALFSETMEIVDGKILYFDSEEYLAAINKMLKKHKEDIIDQAKQQKQTFSDILENIKEDLLWASRFNPEDSKREAFSKLLIEVEARIAYEKARKDFSSIHDSKDQFREGISDTVLFKKLTDIQKNLIKAHDELPKNREAEKKDTELLLLKLGASWKVLGSKFFKNNNLEKAEKAFQKALFTYHLPSFSVREHMDQIMILYSNLTIVYLKNNDYLSAIKTAKTALRYIPSDSQTSNLVEEKLVFNLNKALCSYASELLEKGEHELALSMFQETKPLIEQHQQQLSKANYILAHKIIGELELKFNSAEKNISYL
- a CDS encoding NAD(P)-binding protein, with protein sequence MKELPDTVVIVGAGPSGLFAARQLKMLATEQKKEISIIVLEREDVVGGKCRTYSDPENHELKTEWGAALLAPNYGVVLDQLCLNRFFKFNYSCYAQLTLTSHIF